One Callospermophilus lateralis isolate mCalLat2 chromosome 6, mCalLat2.hap1, whole genome shotgun sequence genomic region harbors:
- the Cep43 gene encoding centrosomal protein 43 isoform X1, with product MAATTAAVVAEEDTELRDLLVQTLENSGVLNRIKAELRAAVFLALEEQEKVENKTPLVNESLKKFLNTKDGRLVASLVAEFLQFFNLDFTLAVFQPETSTFQGLEGRENLARDLGIIEAEGTVGGPLLLEVIRRCQQKEKGPSGGEGALDLSDIHSPPKSPEGRTSAHGTPSKIPRYKGQGKKKTSGQKSGDKKASNEANQSDTSISLSEAKSKSSLHSVAHDSKIGSFLSNATSEVKDTAGLCPDEDDLEGDSFFDDPIPKPDKTYGWRSEPRKPAGSLASLSDAPPLRSGLSSLAGAPSLKDSESKKGSTVLKDLKLVNDKIGSLGLGTGEDDDYLDDFNSASRRSEKSELSIGEEIEEDLSVGGDDINTSDKLDDLTQDLTVSQLSDVADYLEDVA from the exons ATGGCGGCGACGACGGCCGCGGTGGTGGCCGAGGAGGACACGGAGCTGCGGGACCTGCTGGTGCAGACGCTGGAGAACAGCGGCGTCCTGAACCGCATCAAG gCTGAACTTCGCGCAGCTGTGTTTTTAGCACTAGAAGAGCAAGAAAAAGTAGAG aacaaAACTCCTTTAGTCAATGAAAGCCTGAAAAAGTTTTTAAATACAAAAGATG GTCGTTTAGTGGCTAGTCTTGTTGCAGAATTTCTCCAGTTTTTTAACCTTGACTTTACCTTGGCTGTTTTTCAACCTGAAACAAGCACA TTTCAAGGTCTCGAAGGTCGAGAGAATTTGGCCCGTGATTTAGGTATCATTGAAGCGGAAGGCACTGTGGGAGGACCCTTATTACTAGAAGTGATCAGACGCTGCCAACAGAAGGAGAAAGGGCCCTCCGGTGGGGAA GGTGCGCTGGATCTATCTGATATACATTCTCCACCAAAGTCACCAGAAGGAAGAACCAGTGCACATGGAACCCCCAGTAAG ATACCAAGGTATAAAGGACAAGGTAAGAAGAAGACAAGCGGGCAGAAGTCTGGTGACAAG aAGGCCAGCAATGAGGCCAACCAGAGTGACACAAGCATCTCCTTGTCAGAGGCAAAGAGCAAAAGCAGTCTGCACTCAGTGGCCCATGACAGCAAAATTGGATCTTTCTTAAGCAATGCCACTTCAGAGGTCAAAGACACAGCTGGTCTTTGTCCAGATGAAGATGATTTGGAAGGAGACTCTTTCTTTGATGATCCCATTCCTAAACCAGATAAAACTTATGGTTG GAGAAGTGAACCTAGGAAGCCAGCGGGAAGCCTGGCTTCACTCTCAGATGCGCCCCCCTTAAGGAGCGGACTCAGTTCCCTGGCAGGAGCCCCCTCGTTGAAAGACTCTGAGA GTAAAAAGGGAAGCACAGTTTTGAAAGATCTAAAATTGGTCAACGATAAAATTGGATCACTTGGATTAG GGACTGGAGAAGATGACGACTATCTTGATGATTTTAATAG TGCCAGCCGTCGCTCAGAAAAAAGCGAACTAAGTATTggtgaagaaattgaagaagacctgtcTGTGGGAGGAGACGACATCAATACCAGTGATAAA
- the Cep43 gene encoding centrosomal protein 43 isoform X2, whose protein sequence is MAATTAAVVAEEDTELRDLLVQTLENSGVLNRIKAELRAAVFLALEEQEKVENKTPLVNESLKKFLNTKDGRLVASLVAEFLQFFNLDFTLAVFQPETSTFQGLEGRENLARDLGIIEAEGTVGGPLLLEVIRRCQQKEKGPSGGEGALDLSDIHSPPKSPEGRTSAHGTPSKKASNEANQSDTSISLSEAKSKSSLHSVAHDSKIGSFLSNATSEVKDTAGLCPDEDDLEGDSFFDDPIPKPDKTYGWRSEPRKPAGSLASLSDAPPLRSGLSSLAGAPSLKDSESKKGSTVLKDLKLVNDKIGSLGLGTGEDDDYLDDFNSASRRSEKSELSIGEEIEEDLSVGGDDINTSDKLDDLTQDLTVSQLSDVADYLEDVA, encoded by the exons ATGGCGGCGACGACGGCCGCGGTGGTGGCCGAGGAGGACACGGAGCTGCGGGACCTGCTGGTGCAGACGCTGGAGAACAGCGGCGTCCTGAACCGCATCAAG gCTGAACTTCGCGCAGCTGTGTTTTTAGCACTAGAAGAGCAAGAAAAAGTAGAG aacaaAACTCCTTTAGTCAATGAAAGCCTGAAAAAGTTTTTAAATACAAAAGATG GTCGTTTAGTGGCTAGTCTTGTTGCAGAATTTCTCCAGTTTTTTAACCTTGACTTTACCTTGGCTGTTTTTCAACCTGAAACAAGCACA TTTCAAGGTCTCGAAGGTCGAGAGAATTTGGCCCGTGATTTAGGTATCATTGAAGCGGAAGGCACTGTGGGAGGACCCTTATTACTAGAAGTGATCAGACGCTGCCAACAGAAGGAGAAAGGGCCCTCCGGTGGGGAA GGTGCGCTGGATCTATCTGATATACATTCTCCACCAAAGTCACCAGAAGGAAGAACCAGTGCACATGGAACCCCCAGTAAG aAGGCCAGCAATGAGGCCAACCAGAGTGACACAAGCATCTCCTTGTCAGAGGCAAAGAGCAAAAGCAGTCTGCACTCAGTGGCCCATGACAGCAAAATTGGATCTTTCTTAAGCAATGCCACTTCAGAGGTCAAAGACACAGCTGGTCTTTGTCCAGATGAAGATGATTTGGAAGGAGACTCTTTCTTTGATGATCCCATTCCTAAACCAGATAAAACTTATGGTTG GAGAAGTGAACCTAGGAAGCCAGCGGGAAGCCTGGCTTCACTCTCAGATGCGCCCCCCTTAAGGAGCGGACTCAGTTCCCTGGCAGGAGCCCCCTCGTTGAAAGACTCTGAGA GTAAAAAGGGAAGCACAGTTTTGAAAGATCTAAAATTGGTCAACGATAAAATTGGATCACTTGGATTAG GGACTGGAGAAGATGACGACTATCTTGATGATTTTAATAG TGCCAGCCGTCGCTCAGAAAAAAGCGAACTAAGTATTggtgaagaaattgaagaagacctgtcTGTGGGAGGAGACGACATCAATACCAGTGATAAA
- the Cep43 gene encoding centrosomal protein 43 isoform X3, which produces MAATTAAVVAEEDTELRDLLVQTLENSGVLNRIKAELRAAVFLALEEQEKVENKTPLVNESLKKFLNTKDGRLVASLVAEFLQFFNLDFTLAVFQPETSTFQGLEGRENLARDLGIIEAEGTVGGPLLLEVIRRCQQKEKGPSGGEGALDLSDIHSPPKSPEGRTSAHGTPSKIPRYKGQGKKKTSGQKSGDKKASNEANQSDTSISLSEAKSKSSLHSVAHDSKIGSFLSNATSEVKDTAGLCPDEDDLEGDSFFDDPIPKPDKTYGWRSEPRKPAGSLASLSDAPPLRSGLSSLAGAPSLKDSESKKGSTVLKDLKLVNDKIGSLGLAICRRIDVP; this is translated from the exons ATGGCGGCGACGACGGCCGCGGTGGTGGCCGAGGAGGACACGGAGCTGCGGGACCTGCTGGTGCAGACGCTGGAGAACAGCGGCGTCCTGAACCGCATCAAG gCTGAACTTCGCGCAGCTGTGTTTTTAGCACTAGAAGAGCAAGAAAAAGTAGAG aacaaAACTCCTTTAGTCAATGAAAGCCTGAAAAAGTTTTTAAATACAAAAGATG GTCGTTTAGTGGCTAGTCTTGTTGCAGAATTTCTCCAGTTTTTTAACCTTGACTTTACCTTGGCTGTTTTTCAACCTGAAACAAGCACA TTTCAAGGTCTCGAAGGTCGAGAGAATTTGGCCCGTGATTTAGGTATCATTGAAGCGGAAGGCACTGTGGGAGGACCCTTATTACTAGAAGTGATCAGACGCTGCCAACAGAAGGAGAAAGGGCCCTCCGGTGGGGAA GGTGCGCTGGATCTATCTGATATACATTCTCCACCAAAGTCACCAGAAGGAAGAACCAGTGCACATGGAACCCCCAGTAAG ATACCAAGGTATAAAGGACAAGGTAAGAAGAAGACAAGCGGGCAGAAGTCTGGTGACAAG aAGGCCAGCAATGAGGCCAACCAGAGTGACACAAGCATCTCCTTGTCAGAGGCAAAGAGCAAAAGCAGTCTGCACTCAGTGGCCCATGACAGCAAAATTGGATCTTTCTTAAGCAATGCCACTTCAGAGGTCAAAGACACAGCTGGTCTTTGTCCAGATGAAGATGATTTGGAAGGAGACTCTTTCTTTGATGATCCCATTCCTAAACCAGATAAAACTTATGGTTG GAGAAGTGAACCTAGGAAGCCAGCGGGAAGCCTGGCTTCACTCTCAGATGCGCCCCCCTTAAGGAGCGGACTCAGTTCCCTGGCAGGAGCCCCCTCGTTGAAAGACTCTGAGA GTAAAAAGGGAAGCACAGTTTTGAAAGATCTAAAATTGGTCAACGATAAAATTGGATCACTTGGATTAG CCATTTGCAGAAGAATAGATGTTCCCTGA